The window AACCATCGGACAGTCAGGAGTGAACAAAATACAGAGTAGCTATGAAAAAAGGGCCTTTGCCAAAACACTAATGAATATCATTGGACTACACTGCGTGtctttcaaatatttcatttaaaaaaaaaaaagcaacaatattCATGAATGCTTTAGTGTTAGAGGATACGGAGAGAATCTGGAATGCCAGTGTCAAGGCAATCCCTTATTTCTGCAAACTCAATTCGGAGCCCAGGTTGCTGAAAAATGTCTTCCTGCAAATAGAGAAGAACAAATTAAGTAAAAGAGGTAAAACAGCCATAGCTGAAAATGCTCATTTTGTTCAAGCAATAGTGGAGCTGCAATAAAAGCTAAATCCAATGtttaaattattaaaagaatTTCCTTCTCTAAATGATTGGCTCTTCACAGCTACGTAGCTTGCTGAcagcaacttttttttatatttcaatacTCGTTGCAGGCAGCTATGTTTTATTCTGTCCTAATACGAGAAAGACAGTTTGACAGGAGGCTGTAATTTGAGTAATTCTGTTCAAGTTTATGAACCTACAGAAAATTGTTCTTTGATTTTTATAATACCATCCAAATAGATGCATTTCCTCCTCACCTGATTGAGTGCATTGCGGAACAAGTGATCCACCATCATCCAGAGTTCTTTAGGAATGTCTAGAGGCTTTTCAGTGGTCGTTTCATCGTCCTTTTGGGAATTCTCCTCCTGATGTTGAGAAGGGACAAAATGGCAAAACCACAATTAATGCTTTAGATCGATCAAAACGTCATCACTTCATTTTATCCCATCATACATGTGTTAAATGTCATCATTTCCGACTTATGGGATATTGCCTCGGTGAAGCGGGACGGGACAGACAGCGCCGGGGACCACTGACCATCTGACGGAGGACCTTCTGGGGCATGTCCTGGATTGGCTCCCTTAGTTGGCACAGCGAACGGATGGAGGAGCCGTAGCAGCTGGGCAGGTAGTTCCCCGTCACAGAGATGAAGTAGTCCTTGCCACGCTCCAGGTGGAGCACCAGGATGTCCTCCATCGGCTCCCTTCCACAGTTCAGTCCGGGCGCCGTTGAGCGGTTCACAAAAACCTCGAGCTCAATGTCCACGGAACCATCTACGAGTTGAGAGATGCACATGTAGTGAGCCGGGACGTGACTCGCTATGTTGCGCCGCCATTGAAGCGTGACAACAATTTCTGAATCTTAACCAGGTGGGACAATAAAGCTTAAATCAAAAGGGAAATGTGAAAAGTTGACTTTGTGCGCTACTCACCCTGAGCGATGAAGCCTTTGGGAGGGTTGGCTGTGAGCCACGGCTTGCAGTACGTGGGCTCATTCGGCTTCTGGATGAACTCAAACTGACAAGGGACCTGCCCGTCATTGGAGAGGCTCAGTGTGGCGGACTGGTGCTGCATGTACTTCACGTCCTCAAAGTGGAACTGAAACAAGGAGGAGCCATTCATGAGGCAAGAATTACACTCTATTTGATGTAAATGTGGGTTTTAACGGACCAAATTGAATGCAGAGCTTAAGTGGATTACTGACGTCATTCATCAGAGGAGCACGTTGAGAAAGAAATAGATTTTAGGAGGTGTTGAGATTAAACTGAAATAGGACTGAACTCGGTGTAAAAACGTACCTCTCGCTTGGACAAAGTAACAGATGGAATACACTCATTCTCCAATTTGTCTATTTTGCGTACAATCTCCTCAAAGGTTTTCTTATAGGCCTCAGCATTTACTTTCTTTATCtgcaggaagggaagaagaaacaTATCAGACCTGGTACGTGACCTTTAATTTATTCAACGCAATAGAAAACAAAGCTATTAATGGGAATCAAGCAGATAAGATTTATATCTCAATgcactcattttcattttcaatcatTTACCCCGATGACGAGCAGGGAACTGACTGGTTTGTGGTCGCTGGTCTTCAGGGTCATGTGACTCTGATATTGATGCTGCACGATGTTCTTCCCTCTCCAGAGGATCCGGTCGCACCACGCCGGCACGCGGCACTTCTCACTAAATGCAAAGGAACACCCAGATAGTTCGATTACATCGTTTACTAAACTACTAATAGAGACAGTAAACATCTGTATGACAGCTGTTCGTACATGCATCAGCACACAGCACTGCTCCCTCCATGCGGGGCCACATGAACCGAGAGGCTCGTTTATTCAGTGCACACTGAAGGCTCTATTTTAATAACTGATTAGGgtttaaagatttttttctgcctttttgttAACTTTTGTGTCATTGCCGAGTGGAGAGGAGCTTCAGAATCTATTTTCCACCATGTCACAATGTTCACTGTATATCATCATCTAGGAAATGATAGgatatcctttttttgttggacCCACGGTTTTAGTTCAAGAGGCGTTTAATGTTGAGTTTTTGATGAAAAGCCCCGGCTAAGCTCACCTTTCTTGAGTAGTCTGCCTCTCCCACCAGGTGCACCAATCTCCATGGCgaccagggacacacacactcatgtctgTTAGCTATTATTTCACTATCTCACTTACAAAGTCCAGTTAATGACTGACCATGTCCCCTTTGTACTCTATTTGCATTTCAATATCGGTTTAACGACTGGGACTCcagattttcttttaatcattaagATATTCTAATCCTTTATGGTACCAATCCTTCAGTGAATACTGGGGTGAAGTGACTAAAGATTAAAACATTACCAGATTATAAACAGATAGAGAGACAAGTTCCATTGATGCAGTACTTGACTTTTTAACCATCCTTACTTTAACTGCAGACCGATCTGCTCACTATAAAATCTTCCTATGCGGTTACCTTGTATCCCACTTGTCAGTGCCGGTGTCATATTTATAGGTGGGCTGGAAATCGATCGGCCCCTCCACaaagccaacaaacacagccTCCTCATCAATCTGCCTCTTGAGCTGAGGAGAAGTTGCAGCCGTTGAGTATCACGACTCATGAACACGAGTAAAGACTTTTAAAGAGTAGCACATTGGTATCTTACCTGATCATAAGCATGCAGTGTTTCAAAGTCCTTTTTGCTTATTAGCTCCTTCACGGTTGAGACGTCGAGTTCAGTGATCCGGTAGTTGAGGTCTCCAATCCATACGATCACACTGGTGAGggacacagagaaagaaacatggaCAGGATCTTATATCAAGGATGAGCAGTAAAGTCGATGTAGCGGCACAACGTTTATCACCTATAGAGAAGCCACTTAATACACATGCGGACGTGGTAATCAAAGGGGTTTCATACTCATGCTTCATGATAGTAAGTGGAGGCTGGGTCGGGTCAAGCTGGCGAAACTGGAGGCGGCTGCATATGTCCTTGTAGTCCTGATTGCGTCTCTCGTATTCTTCAATGTGGGCCGCCAGGTGAGAGTTGACCACGCAGATATCAGAGTTGTGGAAGCGAAAACGAACCGCCACGGCTCCCTTGTTTCCCTTTCAAAGGGAAACCGAGCAGAAACatctattgaaaaaaaatgcaggcATCCTAACAAGGGGGAGACCACGCGACCTCCCCACAGAAGGCCCTGGGTTAGGGGCCTGGAGTCCAGCCTGGCGCCCCGTTGCTTTAAAGCCACAGCACAGATGCAATGTCTCAGGACACATCAATGTTATCTAATCAACACCATTTTTTCTGCATGAGGATCAGTGCACGAAAAATTGAGACGTGTAAAAATCCGTCCGTACCATCCTTCCCATGATGCCGGTGCCCACAGACTCGGCCTCCACCTCAGATATGAACTGTGCGTGGTCCTTCTTAATGTAGAAGATCAGCATGATGCCCACCAGCCTCACCAACTTCACCTGTAGCCAAAGGAGGGTTTAACACAAGACAAAGTGTCCATGAGAGGACTTGAAAATAGTTGCTGTCTCGCTGTCAAACTTCAGGTGCAGAGAAGGAAACGTGTACTTTTTAAGCTTGTTGAGGAATACAATGTCAGCTAGAGATCAGCCAAGTGTGCTTCAGAGAGGAGATAAAGAAAAGCCAAGTGACTTCCAGACATACTGAAAGTACTAAGAAACGACTATTACTAGAAAACAACAACCAGCAAGAGAGGAAACAGAAAGACTTGAGTCAGCGCCGTGAGAAAAGAGAAGTCAATACCAAtaagggagaagaaaaagagaaagagagagtctTAAAAAATAAGGCACAAAAACGAACACAATCAAAGGAAATGAGGGTACGAGTATCCATGTTAAAACGAGCTAAACAAGCTCTCCCAGGCCTCCTCTAAATACCAATGACAATGTGAATACTGGATAAACAGGATATAAGAAAAGAGGACTTCCTTACGAAGGCGTACTTGGCATCTGGATGCAGGGCCTCTGCCACAGCCTTGGTCCACTCCAACTCTTTGGGCGTGTCATTGAAGAAGAAAGCCTCTTTGCTGAGGTCGAGCTCCTGAAAACTGTCACAAAAAGGTCCGACAAGAACATGTTGATTTTTGAGCTTTACGCAGTACTTTGCTGGCATTTAAAAAACTTTTGAAATGCTTTGGCAGGATGACACAAGGTGCAGAATGTGAGGGTAAGTCAGAGAGGTTTGAGCACTAAACACCGGCCCGTGAAATGGGCTTAGGGGGAGAATTCTAAGGCTTTTCTCCCCACAGGGTGAAGGGTACTTACCCCACGCAGTACATGTCGGGGGGGTTCGCAGTGCAGCTCAGCCAAGGACGGAGGCTTTCCTTCGGCGTCTGTCCATTCACATTGTACGTGCCGAGAAAAAAGCTGCAgtggaaaataataataatattttactttttaggaATCAgttgaaatacaaaatacagcAAACATTCTGTCAATGACATATTGAAATACAGTGAATACACATTTTCTTATAATCCTTCAATGTGAAAGAGAATCTTTTAGCACTGGTGTTCTATTCAtgtatttgtatcatttcttcCATGTGATAGTACATCTCGTGTAGGATGAAAAGGCAGAGctcgaccagcagggggcagtcaGCATCATAGCAAAACCCTTATTTGCATCTGATTCAAAACAACAACCGGAGCCACAGCCTTGAATGCACTACATCCATATGAACCCACCGTtattgttcattaaaaaaaaggtacaaaatcCTTCACCAGCCAACTGTCACACGTCCACGTGGATGCACCAACACGCCAAACGCATGCAACGCTATAGAATAAATTACCTGAAGTCCTCGGTGTAAGTGTACAGCTCCTCGCTCTTCAGCAGCTCACACCTGATGAGGTTGTCTCGCAGGCCGAACTGCGGCATGGCGAGGATCTGAGCCTTGTTGGACGTGGTGTGGCTGGAGGAGCGCACCATGTCACCCCGGTCCTCGCGACTGGGTTTCACCTGACTGGAGAGCGGGACAGAAGAAGGGACAGTCAAGCGGATAGAAACAGGGCTTGTACAAACCGGTGTGATTTCAGAGGGAACAAAGTGTCATAAACTGTCTGTTGTACCGCGGCTAAAGCGCCAGAAATAAAACGATGGAGCGGCAGAGACGTTGCGCAGCGACAACAGGAAGCCGCTGCAGCGGAGCTCCGTTTCCATGCTGTCGATATGGGACGAGGCCACGAGGAGAGGATGAAATGCAATACGCACGGACCCCTGCAGACTTCCAGGAATACGCTGCAACTGATCTGCTTCTCAGAGTGAAGCCACTCGAACGGCTTCCGTGTTAAACAACTGAGCAAATTTGCATTTTATCACTAAATAAATCTAATAACCGTCACAGAGTAGCTGCCAAACAACTACGCAGAATCCGTTTTAAACCCGATAGGAGCATAGTTCGGCTATTTTATGCACTGAATTGACAAACAGTGTAGGTTAAAGGGTCTATTCAATATAACCACCTAAATGGTTATATAATAATGGTAAtaataaaatctaaaaatacgACGTACTCATCACGTCCAACGTAGAGCGGACTTTAAAACAGAAGGCCTCACCTCTCTTGGCTGGAGGTCAGCGTTCCAGTGCTCGCACCTTTCTCCTTTTCTGAAGGCCCCTTTTTGTCCGACGACTTCTCTGCTTTGGAAgagcaggagagaaaaggaagattCATTTTTAGACTTGAAGCATGAAGGCTAAACGGCAGCATTGTGGCACAGTTCTACGCCGACTCCTTCAGCCCCGCCTGCACTATGAAACTAACATGTTGTTAGCAGGTTGTGCGTCTCAGCAGCTTCTTCCCCATACACATCATGCTAAACTCTGCCGAGGGATTGACATCTTACTCCAATAAGGAATAATGCAACACTTGGCAAGCCTGTATATGAACTCTTTTACCCAGAAGACGTCAAACGCAGAAGGCGCCGCGTCACAGCCCATTTGTTCCGGCGAACTGAGCGAGGCGGGCGGCCTTTTGCACTCGGTGACAGTGACAGCATCCCAAGTAGCTGCGTTTAATGGCCGTGTGTGAGAGGTGAGAGACAGCGTGGCCCCTGTCTCCTGCAGGGAACACAGCTGGCTGCTCGCAAAGGGAAAGCAAAGTTCTTTAAACGCCACAAAGCTGCAGCCGACTGCATGGAACGACAAACATTCAACAACGCACCTACTAAAAGATGCACTTCTTAAAAACCAATTACCAATTGCCATGAATGGTATTTTTTGTCTTACAAAGGAAATGTTCTCATCACAGCATCTTTACAAAGGAAACAGGCTGTTTGATCAAAAGTCAACTGTTCTTCTCAAGCACCATTTTTTATAATCCGACAATAATCCCTTTCTGACATTTTAATGCAAAGCAAGTGACTGGTTTGTGGGATCATGAgtaggggaagaaaaaaagggcttTTGTTTGACTGAGAAAATCAACAGCAAAGTGTGAAATGCTAAATTTAAGACGCTGAACATTTTCATgtgcacacaaagaaaaacctgtCCAGCCTCAAGAGTTTTCAAAGTTAGTTCATGCAAAAACAAGCACTGACAATAATGGTAAGGATGCTGATTGATGAACTATTAAGAGTTCTTATTCTATTGTTTGCACGGATAACTTTACAGTCAGTAACTACACAGCATTCATTCTGCACTGAATACCAGTAAAAATGATCCCTCATTGTTTTCTTGTAACggaaaaaattagaataacaGCAATGCAACCAAACAAGGTACCGTAAGAATAAAGCAATAAGTGAACCTCGAGTCTGAATATAAAGGAAAGATTAACGGCGTTAGAACATCCAGTGCGTTTTATCTGCATCTGAGCAAAGTGCAACACATTGCGCAACTTCCCTCCACCACGGCAAtgagctgcggggggggggggggggggaccacattTGGCAATTCACGTCTAAACTCAACAGTACCGACAGCAGCCAAGAAGCTCCCTCCTGTCCTCgagaggccacacacacacacacacacacactcactcccctGATTgaagctaacaggctaacgcGTTAGCTTGGGAGGATGAACCAGTGAAAGTGCCGGAAAAAGAGCCGGGAAACAGAAAGGCACGGCGCCTTGTGCAAGAGAGAGAAGCGGTGTAATGACGGGTGCCACCAaaacacgttgttgttgttgctgttgttgttgttgttgttgttgttgttgttgttgttgttgttgttgttgcaccaACAACCGCAGCGGCTGTTCCGTTCTAGCAGTCAGTCAGAGTTCAGCCGTAAACAGCGTAACAAGCTAATCGTCTAGCGGGAAAACATTCGCGACAGTTTCGCATCGTAAAGCGTTAATAGTATAAACACGATTTAAATCACACTAGTGTGAGGCATACCGGTCATTCGGCTTAAGATCTCTCTCTTGTGAATAAGGACTAACGTTACGTTACTGCCATTACGTTAGCAAGTAAGCTAACCGGACCGGAAGCTAACACAAAGCGAACACACAACAAATGCAGAGCTGTTGGTTTTACCGGAGTCTGTCATCAGGCTGGACATGTCTCACGCATCGAGGAGCAGTGAGAGCGGCTCTAACGTGGtgtcagaggggggaggggggggaggaggaggaggagccggaggaggaggcggaggaggaggaggcctcctctctgcagagagcCGAGCAGGAAGACACTCCGACGCGCCGCTATCGCATCAGGAAGTGAAGCCCGTGTGACTCAGTGGGTTCAACGTAACAACAACTCATGTGCAAACAAGTGTCCGTGTGACACAAACGTTACACTTTAGAGGCAAACTAATTAAATATCGCTCAGATCTCAAATGGAGTCTCACAGCAGATGCTGCTTTATTTTAACACGCAGTTGTCTCAGAGTAGATTATTTCATTGCATTTAACAGCATGGGTATTTGAGGTTAGCTCAGGTCAGGTTGTGGTGACCATTGTGCAACATGCCACCCTTCATTTGTACCATCATATATGCATATACACTGGATTTATTTACCTGGTAAGAACCTGATCAgttgcaacacaaacacacaacgtaTTTCCTTCCTATCCAGGTGGACGTCAGCTCACAGCTCCTGCACAGGTTCTGACAGTTACCCTCAAAGGGAAGCTGTGCTGTCAGAACCATCC is drawn from Pungitius pungitius chromosome 11, fPunPun2.1, whole genome shotgun sequence and contains these coding sequences:
- the inpp5b gene encoding type II inositol 1,4,5-trisphosphate 5-phosphatase isoform X2 codes for the protein MSSLMTDSAEKSSDKKGPSEKEKGASTGTLTSSQESQVKPSREDRGDMVRSSSHTTSNKAQILAMPQFGLRDNLIRCELLKSEELYTYTEDFSFFLGTYNVNGQTPKESLRPWLSCTANPPDMYCVGFQELDLSKEAFFFNDTPKELEWTKAVAEALHPDAKYAFVKLVRLVGIMLIFYIKKDHAQFISEVEAESVGTGIMGRMGNKGAVAVRFRFHNSDICVVNSHLAAHIEEYERRNQDYKDICSRLQFRQLDPTQPPLTIMKHDVIVWIGDLNYRITELDVSTVKELISKKDFETLHAYDQLKRQIDEEAVFVGFVEGPIDFQPTYKYDTGTDKWDTSEKCRVPAWCDRILWRGKNIVQHQYQSHMTLKTSDHKPVSSLLVIGIKKVNAEAYKKTFEEIVRKIDKLENECIPSVTLSKREFHFEDVKYMQHQSATLSLSNDGQVPCQFEFIQKPNEPTYCKPWLTANPPKGFIAQDGSVDIELEVFVNRSTAPGLNCGREPMEDILVLHLERGKDYFISVTGNYLPSCYGSSIRSLCQLREPIQDMPQKVLRQMEENSQKDDETTTEKPLDIPKELWMMVDHLFRNALNQEDIFQQPGLRIEFAEIRDCLDTGIPDSLPGSNHSAAEALLLFLDALPEPVVPYSFYQQCLESCSSASQCEKVISMLPQCHKNVFNYLAAFLREMLKNSASNRLDVNILATIFASLLLKSPTKQDLAEKRRTQEFFQHFLTQGSS
- the inpp5b gene encoding type II inositol 1,4,5-trisphosphate 5-phosphatase isoform X1, which encodes MDQSVAIQETLQREENCLLAVQCDVFLDDITESRLLGLVQSTKEHAIFIYTHRRMAITADDVSLEDIVPISLDFAVVEVSSPEELAVVGADTKVRVSYQERALELRLPFGSHSRFFLSEVNRAWSDVCRSVNQAPRFEWIGKYYKATIGQGVVKQVLAPIGTTLTKLGQPRKTAEKSSDKKGPSEKEKGASTGTLTSSQESQVKPSREDRGDMVRSSSHTTSNKAQILAMPQFGLRDNLIRCELLKSEELYTYTEDFSFFLGTYNVNGQTPKESLRPWLSCTANPPDMYCVGFQELDLSKEAFFFNDTPKELEWTKAVAEALHPDAKYAFVKLVRLVGIMLIFYIKKDHAQFISEVEAESVGTGIMGRMGNKGAVAVRFRFHNSDICVVNSHLAAHIEEYERRNQDYKDICSRLQFRQLDPTQPPLTIMKHDVIVWIGDLNYRITELDVSTVKELISKKDFETLHAYDQLKRQIDEEAVFVGFVEGPIDFQPTYKYDTGTDKWDTSEKCRVPAWCDRILWRGKNIVQHQYQSHMTLKTSDHKPVSSLLVIGIKKVNAEAYKKTFEEIVRKIDKLENECIPSVTLSKREFHFEDVKYMQHQSATLSLSNDGQVPCQFEFIQKPNEPTYCKPWLTANPPKGFIAQDGSVDIELEVFVNRSTAPGLNCGREPMEDILVLHLERGKDYFISVTGNYLPSCYGSSIRSLCQLREPIQDMPQKVLRQMEENSQKDDETTTEKPLDIPKELWMMVDHLFRNALNQEDIFQQPGLRIEFAEIRDCLDTGIPDSLPGSNHSAAEALLLFLDALPEPVVPYSFYQQCLESCSSASQCEKVISMLPQCHKNVFNYLAAFLREMLKNSASNRLDVNILATIFASLLLKSPTKQDLAEKRRTQEFFQHFLTQGSS
- the inpp5b gene encoding type II inositol 1,4,5-trisphosphate 5-phosphatase isoform X3 — its product is MSSLMTDSEKSSDKKGPSEKEKGASTGTLTSSQESQVKPSREDRGDMVRSSSHTTSNKAQILAMPQFGLRDNLIRCELLKSEELYTYTEDFSFFLGTYNVNGQTPKESLRPWLSCTANPPDMYCVGFQELDLSKEAFFFNDTPKELEWTKAVAEALHPDAKYAFVKLVRLVGIMLIFYIKKDHAQFISEVEAESVGTGIMGRMGNKGAVAVRFRFHNSDICVVNSHLAAHIEEYERRNQDYKDICSRLQFRQLDPTQPPLTIMKHDVIVWIGDLNYRITELDVSTVKELISKKDFETLHAYDQLKRQIDEEAVFVGFVEGPIDFQPTYKYDTGTDKWDTSEKCRVPAWCDRILWRGKNIVQHQYQSHMTLKTSDHKPVSSLLVIGIKKVNAEAYKKTFEEIVRKIDKLENECIPSVTLSKREFHFEDVKYMQHQSATLSLSNDGQVPCQFEFIQKPNEPTYCKPWLTANPPKGFIAQDGSVDIELEVFVNRSTAPGLNCGREPMEDILVLHLERGKDYFISVTGNYLPSCYGSSIRSLCQLREPIQDMPQKVLRQMEENSQKDDETTTEKPLDIPKELWMMVDHLFRNALNQEDIFQQPGLRIEFAEIRDCLDTGIPDSLPGSNHSAAEALLLFLDALPEPVVPYSFYQQCLESCSSASQCEKVISMLPQCHKNVFNYLAAFLREMLKNSASNRLDVNILATIFASLLLKSPTKQDLAEKRRTQEFFQHFLTQGSS